The following proteins come from a genomic window of Corallococcus sp. NCRR:
- the truA gene encoding tRNA pseudouridine(38-40) synthase TruA, translated as MPRLKLTLEYEGTRYVGWQVQPNGPSIQSTLQGALQKLLGEERVFVASAGRTDAGVHATGQVACFDTSRVLPMKAYTMGLNSILPPDIAVVAAEEVAAEFDPRRWSRGKRYRYRVSNRRTRSPLLRTTHWELFAPLNVEAMRRAAQALVGRHDFSAFRAADCQAKHAVREIRQMRVEGASGDTVAFVVEGTAFLKHMVRNLVGTLVEVGKGRRPEAWVAQVLASRERKLAGATAPPQGLVMEEVFYGDGPPPRSAGDSAVGEEDEG; from the coding sequence ATGCCCCGGCTGAAGCTGACGCTCGAATACGAAGGCACCCGGTACGTGGGCTGGCAGGTGCAGCCCAATGGCCCGTCCATCCAGTCCACGCTCCAGGGCGCGCTCCAGAAGCTGCTGGGCGAAGAACGCGTGTTCGTGGCCTCCGCGGGCCGCACCGACGCGGGCGTGCACGCGACGGGGCAGGTGGCCTGCTTCGACACGTCGCGAGTGCTGCCGATGAAGGCCTACACCATGGGCCTCAACAGCATCCTCCCGCCGGACATCGCGGTGGTGGCGGCGGAGGAGGTGGCGGCGGAGTTCGACCCGCGCCGCTGGTCTCGGGGCAAGCGCTACCGCTACCGGGTGAGCAACCGGCGCACGCGCTCACCGCTGTTGCGCACGACGCACTGGGAGCTGTTCGCCCCGCTGAACGTGGAGGCCATGCGCCGCGCGGCGCAGGCGCTCGTGGGGCGGCACGACTTCTCCGCGTTCCGTGCCGCGGACTGCCAGGCGAAGCACGCGGTGCGCGAAATCAGGCAGATGCGCGTGGAGGGCGCTTCCGGCGACACGGTGGCCTTCGTGGTGGAGGGCACGGCGTTCCTCAAGCACATGGTGCGCAACCTGGTGGGCACGCTGGTGGAGGTGGGCAAGGGCCGCCGCCCCGAGGCCTGGGTGGCCCAGGTACTGGCCTCGCGGGAGCGCAAGCTGGCCGGGGCCACCGCGCCGCCCCAGGGGCTGGTGATGGAGGAGGTCTTCTACGGCGACGGCCCGCCTCCTCGGTCGGCGGGGGACTCGGCTGTCGGGGAAGAGGACGAAGGGTGA
- the argC gene encoding N-acetyl-gamma-glutamyl-phosphate reductase, with protein MTSPAHIYILGASGFGGGELLRLLAGHPGNAGIRVVSRHHAGSPIHKVHPHLRGLVDGRFEAEPDWRWLADSPRPVVFSALGHGDLASQFAGMEKQWADAGLADRLLLVDLSSDFRLDHPGRYAGAYGRPHPSPELLGTFTYGLTEWKREQVKTAKRIANPGCFATAVQLALLPIAATPGLGLLAVSGVTGSSGSGSLPGEGTHHPTRAHDFRAYKPLEHQHEAEVEVMLVAHGAQRHRLAFVPHSAPMVRGIFATVQFEWPEHGGAVVTQSLTEKYRRYYEGSKFVRIVEGTPRVAAVAGSNFCDISVATKGRSVAVMAALDNLVKGMAGQAVQNFNVALGFPEDTGLRQAACYP; from the coding sequence ATGACGTCGCCTGCGCACATCTACATCCTGGGGGCCTCCGGTTTCGGCGGAGGCGAGCTGTTGCGGCTGCTCGCGGGTCACCCCGGCAACGCCGGCATCCGCGTGGTGTCCCGGCACCACGCGGGTTCGCCCATCCACAAGGTGCACCCGCACCTGCGTGGCCTGGTGGACGGCCGCTTCGAGGCGGAGCCGGACTGGCGCTGGCTGGCGGACTCGCCGCGCCCGGTGGTGTTCAGCGCGCTGGGGCACGGCGACCTGGCGTCGCAGTTCGCCGGGATGGAGAAGCAGTGGGCGGACGCGGGGCTCGCGGACCGGCTGCTGCTGGTCGACCTGTCGTCCGACTTCCGCCTGGACCACCCGGGCCGGTACGCGGGCGCCTACGGCCGGCCGCACCCGTCCCCGGAGCTCTTGGGCACGTTCACCTACGGCCTCACGGAGTGGAAGCGTGAGCAGGTGAAGACGGCGAAGCGCATCGCCAACCCGGGCTGCTTCGCCACGGCGGTGCAGTTGGCGCTGCTGCCCATCGCGGCCACGCCGGGGCTGGGGCTGTTGGCGGTGTCGGGCGTGACGGGCTCGTCCGGCTCCGGTTCGCTGCCGGGCGAGGGCACGCACCACCCGACGCGCGCGCATGACTTCCGCGCGTACAAGCCGCTGGAGCACCAGCACGAGGCGGAGGTGGAGGTGATGCTGGTGGCCCATGGTGCCCAGCGGCACCGGCTGGCCTTCGTGCCGCACTCGGCGCCCATGGTGCGCGGCATCTTCGCCACGGTGCAGTTCGAGTGGCCGGAGCACGGCGGCGCGGTGGTGACGCAGTCGCTGACGGAGAAGTACCGCCGCTACTACGAGGGCTCGAAGTTCGTGCGCATCGTGGAGGGCACGCCGCGCGTGGCGGCGGTGGCGGGCAGCAACTTCTGCGACATCTCCGTGGCGACGAAGGGCCGCTCCGTGGCGGTGATGGCGGCGCTGGACAACCTGGTGAAGGGCATGGCCGGCCAGGCCGTGCAGAACTTCAACGTGGCCCTCGGCTTCCCCGAGGACACCGGCCTGCGCCAGGCGGCCTGCTACCCGTAG
- a CDS encoding DUF1611 domain-containing protein yields the protein MKIHVDKVGSVTRNLQVGRTVHLTDEVKCEEGAVIAVRIHGEKSVYNQLEDVNGRLVTLHAGDIVVGALGHRNALHGYEGIVPASVTVGDRLHILNMGGVIGKCTSHNPGVGAPFEAEVLGQVLTFPEFQSRAGQHAHISTGALKGTSRAVTCPVVYVVGTCMNAGKTYAASVVVRKLSQAGYRVGGAKLTGVSLMRDTLSMQDSGADVVMDFTDAGVVCTGARTASKVARIVFSEMAAQDVDVIVAETGDGIMGEYGVQAILADPELKALGGAFILCANDPVGAAGGVRHLREVYGIEMDMVAGPATDNAVGVRFVEQVVGLPARNARADPNALGNLIVEKLAPKLGAGRKS from the coding sequence ATGAAGATCCACGTCGACAAGGTGGGAAGTGTCACCCGCAACCTCCAGGTGGGGCGCACGGTGCACCTCACGGATGAGGTCAAGTGCGAGGAGGGCGCCGTCATCGCGGTGCGCATCCACGGGGAGAAGAGTGTCTACAACCAGTTGGAGGACGTGAACGGCCGGCTCGTCACGCTCCACGCGGGCGACATCGTCGTGGGCGCGCTGGGCCACCGCAACGCCCTGCACGGCTACGAGGGCATCGTCCCCGCGTCCGTCACGGTGGGCGACAGACTCCACATCCTCAACATGGGCGGCGTCATCGGGAAGTGCACCTCGCACAACCCGGGCGTGGGCGCGCCCTTCGAGGCGGAGGTGCTGGGCCAGGTCCTCACCTTCCCGGAGTTCCAGTCGCGCGCGGGCCAGCACGCGCACATCTCCACCGGCGCGCTCAAGGGCACGTCGCGGGCGGTGACGTGCCCGGTGGTGTACGTGGTGGGCACCTGCATGAACGCGGGCAAGACGTACGCGGCCAGCGTGGTGGTGCGCAAGCTCTCCCAAGCGGGCTACCGCGTGGGCGGAGCCAAGCTCACGGGCGTGTCGCTGATGCGTGACACCCTGTCCATGCAGGACAGCGGCGCGGACGTGGTGATGGACTTCACCGACGCGGGCGTCGTGTGCACCGGCGCGCGCACCGCGTCCAAGGTGGCGCGCATCGTCTTCTCGGAGATGGCGGCCCAGGACGTGGACGTCATCGTCGCGGAGACGGGCGACGGCATCATGGGCGAGTACGGCGTGCAGGCCATCCTGGCGGACCCGGAGCTCAAGGCGCTGGGTGGCGCGTTCATCCTGTGCGCGAACGACCCGGTGGGCGCGGCCGGCGGCGTGCGGCACCTGCGCGAGGTGTACGGCATCGAGATGGACATGGTGGCCGGGCCCGCCACGGACAACGCGGTGGGCGTGCGCTTCGTGGAGCAGGTGGTGGGGCTGCCCGCTCGCAACGCGCGCGCGGATCCGAACGCCCTGGGGAATCTCATCGTGGAGAAGCTCGCGCCCAAGCTGGGAGCGGGGAGGAAGTCATGA
- the argG gene encoding argininosuccinate synthase: MSKKSVVLAFSGGLDTAFCTVYLREQGWDVTTVTVDTGGFPPEQLERIQALSQKLGAVAHHTVDARDTLFQGYLRFLIAGNVLRGQLYPLSVSAERACQAVEAVRMAEKLGVQAVAHGSTGAGNDQVRFDVAFRTLAPQLQLITPIRDLALSRQQEISFLAERGFHMPAKTGTYSVNEGMWGTSVGGRETLDSWSTLPEAAFPGGEIPTDLKPRPLIISFDKGVPVALDGQAMSAVDVVEKLNALGRPYGIGRGVHLGDTILGIKGRVGFEAPAAHLLIASHRELEKLVLSGKQLFWKETVGNLYGSLLHEGHFFDPVVKDLEAFLASSQDRVTGEVKLVLTPRAHVVEGVRSPHSLMDAKVATYGEANVLWTGTEAAGFAKLYGVAQMLSQKAK; this comes from the coding sequence ATGAGCAAGAAGTCCGTGGTGCTGGCGTTCTCCGGCGGCCTCGATACCGCCTTCTGCACGGTGTACCTGCGCGAGCAGGGCTGGGACGTCACCACCGTCACCGTGGACACGGGCGGCTTCCCGCCCGAGCAGTTGGAGCGCATCCAGGCCCTGTCCCAGAAGCTGGGCGCGGTGGCGCACCACACGGTGGACGCGCGCGACACCCTGTTCCAGGGCTACCTGCGCTTCCTCATCGCCGGCAACGTGCTGCGCGGCCAGCTCTACCCCCTGAGCGTCTCCGCCGAGCGCGCCTGCCAGGCCGTGGAGGCCGTGCGCATGGCGGAGAAGCTGGGCGTGCAGGCCGTGGCCCACGGCAGCACCGGCGCGGGGAATGATCAGGTCCGCTTCGACGTGGCCTTCCGCACGCTCGCGCCGCAACTGCAGCTCATCACCCCCATCCGCGACCTGGCGCTCTCCCGTCAGCAGGAGATCTCCTTCCTCGCGGAGCGCGGCTTCCACATGCCGGCGAAGACGGGCACGTACTCCGTCAACGAGGGCATGTGGGGCACGTCCGTGGGTGGCCGCGAGACGCTGGACTCGTGGAGCACCCTGCCCGAAGCGGCCTTCCCGGGTGGCGAAATCCCCACCGACCTGAAGCCCCGGCCGCTGATCATCTCCTTCGACAAGGGCGTGCCGGTGGCGCTCGATGGCCAGGCGATGTCCGCGGTGGACGTGGTGGAGAAGCTCAACGCGCTCGGCCGGCCGTACGGCATCGGCCGGGGCGTGCACCTGGGCGACACCATCCTGGGCATCAAGGGCCGCGTGGGCTTCGAGGCCCCGGCGGCGCACCTGCTCATCGCCTCGCACCGCGAGCTGGAGAAGCTGGTGCTGTCGGGCAAGCAGCTCTTCTGGAAGGAGACGGTGGGCAACCTGTACGGGTCGCTCTTGCACGAAGGGCACTTCTTCGACCCGGTGGTGAAGGACCTGGAGGCGTTCCTCGCCTCCTCGCAGGACCGCGTGACGGGCGAGGTGAAGCTGGTGCTCACCCCGCGCGCCCACGTCGTGGAAGGCGTGCGTTCGCCGCACTCGCTGATGGACGCGAAAGTGGCCACGTACGGAGAGGCCAACGTGTTGTGGACGGGGACGGAGGCGGCGGGGTTCGCCAAGCTCTACGGCGTCGCGCAGATGCTCTCGCAGAAAGCGAAGTGA
- the argH gene encoding argininosuccinate lyase yields the protein MAETLWGKGQPLDAAIHAFTVGDDPVVDLSLVPHDALGSAAHARMLAHVGLLAPEAATSLVGALHALHDEARAGRFTIRPEQEDGHTALEAALVERTGEAGKRIHLARSRNDQVLLALRLFMREELLALGARTAELAGTFLDFADAHADLPLPGYTHLRRAMPSTFGLWGMAFAEGLLEELEALKGVWGRLDRCPLGAAAGFGVPLPIDREYVARLLGFTRVQRSPIDAQDSRGRHEAALLTWACSVAGTLEKWLWDVQLYSMDEFGFLALPDAFTTGSSIMPQKKNPDVVELARGRCRELRGLAHQVEAVAGGLPSSYHRDFQLLKRPTLQALTSAKALLEVLSRLVPALKVNAEKARAACDDTLYAAHHAYALVAKGQPFRDAYREVGRQLNDGSFQPDRGALTATHLGGAGNLGLAAAREELADARDWLTRTHAQQAQAASRVWAP from the coding sequence GTGGCTGAGACATTGTGGGGCAAGGGCCAGCCGCTGGACGCGGCCATCCACGCCTTCACCGTGGGCGACGACCCCGTGGTGGACCTGTCGCTCGTGCCGCACGACGCGCTGGGCAGCGCCGCGCACGCGCGCATGCTCGCGCACGTCGGGCTGCTCGCGCCGGAGGCCGCCACGTCGCTCGTAGGCGCCCTGCACGCGCTCCACGACGAGGCGCGCGCGGGCCGCTTCACCATCCGCCCGGAGCAGGAGGACGGCCACACCGCGCTGGAGGCCGCGCTCGTGGAGCGCACCGGCGAGGCGGGCAAGCGCATCCACTTGGCGCGCTCGCGAAACGACCAGGTGCTGCTGGCCCTGCGCCTGTTCATGCGCGAGGAACTGCTCGCGCTGGGTGCGCGCACGGCGGAGCTGGCGGGCACGTTCCTGGACTTCGCGGACGCGCACGCGGACCTGCCCCTGCCCGGCTACACGCACCTGCGCCGCGCGATGCCGTCCACGTTCGGCCTGTGGGGCATGGCGTTCGCGGAGGGACTGCTGGAGGAACTGGAGGCGCTGAAGGGCGTGTGGGGGCGGCTCGACCGCTGCCCGCTGGGCGCCGCCGCGGGCTTCGGTGTTCCGCTGCCCATCGACCGTGAATATGTCGCGCGGTTGCTCGGTTTTACTCGGGTTCAACGCAGCCCCATCGACGCGCAGGACAGTCGGGGGCGGCATGAAGCGGCGCTGCTCACCTGGGCGTGCTCGGTGGCGGGCACTCTGGAGAAGTGGCTATGGGACGTGCAGCTCTACAGCATGGACGAGTTCGGCTTCCTGGCCCTGCCGGATGCCTTCACGACCGGCTCGTCCATCATGCCGCAGAAGAAGAACCCGGACGTGGTGGAGCTGGCCCGGGGCCGCTGCCGCGAGCTGCGGGGCCTTGCGCATCAGGTGGAGGCGGTGGCCGGCGGTCTTCCCTCCAGCTACCACCGTGACTTCCAGCTGCTGAAGCGCCCCACCCTCCAGGCCCTCACCAGCGCGAAGGCGCTCTTGGAGGTGCTGTCGCGGCTGGTGCCCGCGCTGAAGGTGAACGCGGAGAAGGCGCGCGCGGCGTGCGACGACACGCTCTATGCCGCGCACCACGCCTACGCGCTCGTGGCGAAGGGCCAGCCCTTCCGCGACGCGTACCGGGAAGTGGGCCGTCAGCTCAACGACGGCAGCTTCCAGCCGGACCGTGGCGCGCTGACGGCCACCCACCTGGGTGGCGCCGGCAACCTGGGCCTCGCCGCCGCGCGCGAGGAACTGGCGGATGCGCGCGACTGGCTCACGCGCACCCACGCACAGCAGGCACAGGCCGCTTCGCGCGTCTGGGCCCCCTGA
- a CDS encoding M20/M25/M40 family metallo-hydrolase — protein MNPAELLTALVATPSVSGDEARIADLVAGHAESWGARVHRQGHNVWFSVGSGPKRLLVNSHLDTVKPCAGWTTEPHEAVWKDDTLYGLGANDAKGCVTAMLLTAKALLEEGAPKGVECVFALTAEEETGGKGLGPLLPTLGPLDAAIVGEPTSLKPCTAQRGMLLLRCVAHGKSGHVAHAHTGNLDNAILKAARDIQAVSALRFPAHPLLGEARAQVTQVSGGLARNQVPDRCEFFVDLRTTPGMDHAKVAEDVGQALESEVVVHSARYLPKGTDASHPLVRAAVVASGQDTVGSSTTSDWAFLGDIPAVKVGPGDTLRSHQANEYLTRAELEAGLAFYRRLLHGYAGEVSRG, from the coding sequence TTGAACCCCGCCGAGCTGCTCACCGCGCTGGTCGCCACGCCCAGCGTCTCCGGCGACGAGGCCCGCATCGCGGACCTCGTCGCGGGCCATGCGGAGTCCTGGGGTGCCCGCGTGCACCGCCAGGGCCACAACGTGTGGTTCAGCGTGGGCAGCGGACCGAAGCGCCTCCTCGTCAACTCGCACCTGGACACGGTGAAGCCGTGCGCCGGGTGGACCACGGAGCCGCACGAGGCCGTGTGGAAGGACGACACGCTCTACGGCCTGGGCGCCAACGACGCCAAGGGCTGCGTCACCGCCATGCTCCTCACCGCGAAGGCGCTCCTCGAAGAAGGCGCGCCGAAGGGTGTGGAGTGCGTCTTCGCGCTCACCGCCGAGGAGGAGACGGGCGGCAAGGGGCTGGGGCCGCTGCTGCCCACGCTGGGGCCGCTGGACGCCGCCATCGTGGGAGAGCCCACGTCGCTCAAGCCCTGCACGGCGCAGCGGGGCATGCTGCTGCTCCGTTGCGTGGCGCACGGCAAGAGCGGCCACGTGGCGCACGCGCACACGGGCAATCTGGACAACGCCATCCTCAAGGCGGCCCGGGACATCCAGGCCGTGTCCGCGCTGCGCTTCCCCGCGCACCCGCTGCTGGGTGAGGCGCGGGCGCAGGTGACGCAGGTGTCCGGAGGCCTGGCGCGCAACCAGGTGCCCGACCGGTGCGAGTTCTTCGTGGACCTGCGCACCACGCCGGGCATGGACCACGCGAAGGTGGCGGAGGACGTGGGCCAGGCGCTGGAGAGCGAGGTGGTGGTGCACTCCGCGCGCTACCTGCCCAAGGGCACGGACGCGTCGCACCCGCTGGTGCGCGCGGCGGTGGTGGCGTCGGGCCAGGACACGGTGGGCTCCAGCACCACGTCCGACTGGGCGTTCCTGGGGGACATCCCGGCGGTGAAGGTGGGCCCGGGCGACACGCTCCGGAGCCACCAGGCGAACGAGTACCTCACGCGCGCTGAGCTGGAGGCGGGGCTCGCGTTCTATCGACGACTGCTGCACGGCTATGCCGGGGAGGTGTCGCGTGGCTGA